The following are from one region of the Salicibibacter kimchii genome:
- a CDS encoding SAF domain-containing protein has translation MLESKRRAIIFLVLAFIVALIAGLLFFQQVQSLQTDLGGATEVYVADASVPSREMITEDNVSTMELPNRFVTSSHITDPAELENMVSVVPLTEGDLLVQNILRSYSDVTDENHRLVALHQGDGVQFDQELEALDRVDLVVSHSLEGEDETEILMSDVPVAMVMHGGEENDMTGAAMEISTDDAAELIHMQNYADSIRVLKANLGESDVDLQEITEEDELEEPEDEETIEGDEPDDEEGEDEDEDD, from the coding sequence ATGTTGGAATCAAAACGAAGAGCCATTATATTCCTAGTACTTGCATTTATTGTTGCACTTATTGCAGGGTTACTATTTTTTCAACAAGTACAAAGTTTACAAACAGACCTAGGAGGGGCTACTGAAGTATATGTCGCAGATGCAAGTGTTCCATCTCGGGAAATGATCACAGAAGATAATGTATCTACAATGGAACTTCCCAATCGCTTTGTTACATCTTCCCATATTACCGATCCCGCAGAGTTGGAAAATATGGTATCAGTAGTACCGTTAACCGAAGGGGACCTACTTGTTCAAAATATACTGAGGTCTTATTCGGATGTTACAGATGAGAATCACCGTCTGGTTGCCTTGCATCAAGGAGACGGGGTTCAATTTGACCAGGAACTTGAAGCGCTTGACAGAGTGGATCTAGTTGTATCTCATTCGCTTGAGGGTGAAGACGAAACGGAAATCTTAATGAGTGATGTCCCTGTCGCCATGGTGATGCATGGAGGAGAAGAAAATGATATGACAGGAGCTGCGATGGAAATTTCCACAGATGATGCGGCAGAACTCATTCATATGCAGAACTATGCTGATTCTATACGTGTCTTAAAAGCAAATTTGGGCGAAAGCGATGTCGATTTACAGGAGATCACAGAAGAAGATGAGTTAGAAGAACCCGAGGATGAAGAAACGATTGAAGGAGACGAGCCAGATGATGAAGAAGGCGAGGACGAAGATGAAGATGATTAA
- a CDS encoding response regulator transcription factor, whose product MARILIVEDEKRLGRLLTLELEHEGYSVEVQHDGQSGLEAALDGGWDLIILDVMLPSLSGMEILRRFRREDTLTPVMMLTARNEIPDKVSGLDLGANDYVSKPFENEELLARIRVQLREHKKAVKDEEILQFEDLTVNVKSREVQRDNEQITLTPREFDLLHHLVANQGHVLNREQLIQAVWGYDFIGDTNIVDVYIRYLRKKIDAGAKPLIHTMRGVGYVMKRPNG is encoded by the coding sequence GTGGCCAGAATTTTGATTGTGGAAGACGAGAAGCGTTTGGGGCGGCTTTTAACGTTGGAATTGGAGCATGAGGGATACAGCGTGGAGGTTCAACATGACGGCCAATCGGGTTTGGAGGCTGCTTTGGATGGTGGCTGGGACCTCATTATTCTCGATGTGATGCTGCCGTCGTTGAGCGGGATGGAAATCCTTAGGCGTTTCCGGAGGGAAGATACGTTAACGCCGGTGATGATGCTGACGGCGAGAAATGAAATTCCCGATAAAGTGAGCGGCCTTGATCTCGGGGCGAATGATTACGTATCCAAGCCGTTTGAAAATGAGGAGCTGTTGGCGAGAATCCGCGTGCAGTTGCGTGAACATAAAAAAGCAGTGAAGGATGAAGAAATTCTGCAGTTTGAAGATTTGACGGTGAACGTCAAAAGCCGGGAAGTCCAAAGGGACAATGAACAGATCACGCTCACCCCGCGAGAATTCGACTTGCTCCATCACCTGGTCGCCAATCAAGGGCATGTCCTAAACAGGGAACAACTCATTCAAGCGGTATGGGGATATGATTTTATCGGCGACACCAACATTGTCGATGTCTATATCCGCTACCTCCGCAAAAAAATAGATGCCGGTGCTAAACCGTTGATTCATACAATGAGAGGCGTCGGCTATGTCATGAAAAGGCCCAACGGATGA
- a CDS encoding sensor histidine kinase: MKLKTKLQVSAALALILFVAATNVFVYVVYENDSWSSEVSRVSNQAEATAEQLSAAIEDGSGLDGIIQANLPGNGMVRIINYEEETIHTSTREPRFSEFPPHFTNAQASRTLVTEDDERFVFTYKPLIWENGNVVTLEVSEHLQGMEENMEVLRYILVAASFIVLIPAVLGGWVLGAIILRPINGLISTMKNIQEKGNLKPIKSKRRSRDELQQLIGAFNEMVERLEREFDKQDQFVSDASHELRTPLTVIDGYATMLKRWGKTKPEVLDEAIEAITEEGARMKHLAEQLLLLVKDGEYLQLDPEHFHLDAVLQKAARAMETATQRQIHFQVSQAPTVYADVEKVKQVLYIILDNALKYSDKAIDVSVWQENRAAYVSITDYGAGIPEADQARIFDRFYRINKARSRGDGGTGLGLSIAAKLMEAQGGRIKLDSKVGAYTTFTIEIPIGEGAEMK; encoded by the coding sequence ATGAAATTAAAAACAAAATTACAAGTATCGGCGGCACTGGCTTTGATTTTATTTGTCGCTGCTACAAATGTTTTCGTCTATGTCGTATATGAAAATGACAGTTGGTCCTCGGAAGTTTCGAGAGTCAGCAACCAAGCAGAGGCGACGGCTGAACAGCTCAGCGCAGCCATTGAAGACGGATCGGGATTAGATGGCATTATCCAGGCCAACCTTCCCGGAAACGGCATGGTAAGGATCATCAATTATGAGGAGGAAACCATTCATACCTCCACAAGAGAGCCGCGTTTTTCGGAATTTCCGCCGCACTTCACGAATGCACAAGCATCGCGCACATTGGTAACCGAAGATGATGAGCGATTTGTCTTCACTTATAAACCGCTCATTTGGGAAAACGGAAATGTCGTCACTTTGGAAGTGTCGGAACACCTACAAGGCATGGAAGAAAATATGGAAGTGCTTCGTTATATCCTTGTTGCGGCATCATTCATCGTCCTCATCCCGGCGGTCCTTGGAGGTTGGGTGTTAGGCGCCATCATTTTGCGCCCAATTAACGGCTTAATATCGACGATGAAAAATATTCAAGAAAAAGGCAATTTAAAGCCGATCAAAAGCAAGCGGCGCTCCCGAGATGAACTTCAGCAGCTGATCGGAGCATTCAACGAGATGGTGGAACGTTTGGAGCGGGAATTTGACAAACAGGACCAATTTGTATCCGACGCCTCCCATGAATTGCGCACGCCGTTAACCGTGATCGACGGATATGCCACCATGCTGAAACGCTGGGGAAAAACAAAACCGGAAGTGTTGGATGAGGCCATTGAGGCGATCACCGAAGAAGGGGCGCGGATGAAACATCTGGCCGAACAATTGCTGTTACTGGTCAAAGACGGGGAATATCTTCAATTGGATCCCGAACATTTTCATCTCGATGCAGTTCTCCAAAAAGCGGCACGGGCAATGGAAACCGCCACGCAACGTCAGATTCATTTTCAAGTCTCGCAAGCGCCCACTGTCTATGCCGATGTGGAAAAAGTAAAGCAAGTGCTCTATATCATTCTTGATAATGCGCTGAAGTACAGCGACAAGGCAATTGACGTATCCGTTTGGCAAGAAAACCGCGCGGCCTACGTATCAATTACAGATTACGGTGCCGGTATTCCGGAAGCGGACCAAGCGCGTATTTTTGATCGTTTTTATAGAATCAACAAAGCAAGATCACGAGGAGACGGGGGCACAGGGTTAGGATTATCCATTGCCGCGAAATTGATGGAAGCCCAGGGCGGTCGGATCAAGCTGGATAGCAAAGTCGGCGCGTATACGACATTCACCATTGAAATTCCGATTGGGGAAGGAGCAGAAATGAAATGA
- a CDS encoding PepSY domain-containing protein — translation MKKMLMISAGIVIFLVTVVGVTQLNAGTENAQLSEDEILEKVGNEYPGDVSNVEPGEHNGQPVYTVELVNEQGVYNFMIDAAEGEVMNLEIIESQTESDEASEEETTDEEETESGGDELPVSAAEAVQIATNEVEGIIDELELELDDDGMYYEIEIETSSVDIDMDIDAFTGEILVFSYDD, via the coding sequence ATGAAAAAAATGCTCATGATAAGCGCCGGCATTGTCATTTTTTTAGTGACAGTGGTAGGCGTGACGCAGTTAAATGCCGGCACCGAGAACGCACAACTATCGGAAGACGAAATTCTGGAGAAAGTCGGGAACGAGTACCCTGGGGATGTGTCGAACGTAGAGCCGGGGGAGCATAACGGTCAACCAGTGTATACTGTGGAACTGGTCAACGAACAAGGGGTCTACAACTTTATGATCGATGCTGCCGAAGGAGAGGTGATGAACCTGGAGATCATTGAAAGTCAAACGGAGAGCGACGAAGCAAGCGAGGAAGAAACAACGGATGAAGAAGAAACGGAATCAGGCGGCGATGAACTTCCGGTGAGTGCGGCAGAAGCGGTGCAAATTGCTACGAATGAAGTAGAGGGAATCATCGACGAGCTCGAACTCGAGTTGGATGATGATGGCATGTATTATGAAATTGAAATCGAGACGAGTAGCGTGGACATCGATATGGATATTGATGCGTTTACGGGAGAGATCCTTGTCTTTTCGTATGATGATTAA
- a CDS encoding YusW family protein, whose amino-acid sequence MKKFMIATGWVAAISLSAFGFSQFNASAGDDGQPKDGGEAPIVESTTEVEEATDESVTQVEEQTVQADENSESHWFESLPYKEFELEVEYGDDVDYEADYEYEGGDPEAEIEDERKDKEIEISGDKALNELSHILPNIDIDENTSKDEGINVALDAFNLDSNYKELEIEIEFLDGKEMEIEDE is encoded by the coding sequence ATGAAAAAATTTATGATTGCCACCGGCTGGGTAGCTGCTATCTCTCTATCGGCCTTTGGATTTTCTCAATTTAATGCAAGCGCAGGTGATGATGGGCAACCAAAAGACGGTGGTGAAGCGCCAATCGTTGAAAGCACGACCGAGGTGGAAGAAGCAACCGATGAGAGCGTAACCCAAGTGGAAGAACAAACCGTGCAAGCAGATGAAAATAGCGAAAGCCATTGGTTCGAGTCACTACCCTATAAGGAGTTTGAGTTGGAAGTTGAGTATGGCGATGATGTAGACTATGAAGCGGATTACGAATATGAGGGCGGCGATCCCGAGGCCGAAATTGAGGACGAACGCAAGGATAAAGAGATTGAAATAAGCGGGGACAAGGCGCTGAATGAACTTTCCCACATCCTTCCGAACATTGACATTGACGAAAACACGAGTAAAGATGAAGGGATAAACGTTGCATTGGATGCATTTAACTTGGATTCGAATTACAAAGAACTGGAAATCGAAATCGAATTCTTGGATGGTAAGGAAATGGAGATTGAAGATGAGTAA